The sequence GGCTCGGCGACGGGGATGGGCTCGGTGATCGGCTCGGCAACGGTGACCGGCTCGGCGGGCGCCTCGGCGAACGCGGTGGGTTCGGTGACCGCGGCAGGCTCGGCGGCGACGGTGCCCTCTTGGACGGTCACGGCCTCAACGGCGACGGGCTCGGCGGCGACGGTGCCCTCTTGGACGGTCACGGCCTCAACCGCGACGGGCTCGGCGGCGACCGGCTCAGCGACGACGGGCTCGTCAACGACGACCGGCTCGGCGGCGACCGGCTCAGCGACCACGGGCTCGGCAGCGACGGCGGGCTCGGCAGCGACGACGGGCTCGGCAGCGACGACGGGCTCGGCAGCGACGGGCTCGTCAACGGCGACCGGCTCGGCGGTGACCGGCTCGCCCGTGACGGGCTCGGGTGCGACCGGCGAAGCCGGGACCGGCGCGACGACCGCGGTGTCGGCAGCAGGCTCCGATGCCGTCTCGGCGGACGCGGCACCCGAGGCGGCGGCGGAGGTGGTCGCGGCGGAGGTGGTCGCGTCCGGGGCGGTGGCCCGGATCGCCGCTGCCGGCGGGGAGGCCGTGTGAGCAGCCGCGTCGCGGCGGCCCCGGAAGATCCATCCGGCTACCAGGCCGACCACGAGCCCGGCCACAAGGGAGAAAAATGATGCCATATCCGGCCTCCGGGCGGGAGATGTGGGTGCATGTGGTAGCGCGCAGCTTCGCACATCACCTTCCGTAGCCACGACGAGGGTGCTCAGTCCGGCAGGCGGGTGGGATCGAGACGCGCCCGCTCGTGCCGGTCGTAGCGATTGACGGCGTACGTGATGGCCCACAGCACCACTCCGATCAGTAGCAGGATGCCCGCCACCCGGTAGTCCGCGGCGGCCCGCCCGCTGAGCGGACTGGCCAGGAAGGCGCAGGCGAGCGCGCCGAGCACCGGGATCGCCGTCGGCGCCCGGAAGTGCCGGTGCCCGACCCGGTCCCGGCGCAGCACCAGCACCGCCACGTTGACCACGGTGAACACGCAGAGCAGCAGCAGCGCGGTGGTCCCGCCGAGCGCGGCCAGGTCGGCGAACCAGATCAGCCCGAAGGCGATCAGCGTGGTGAAGACGATCCCCACCCAGGGGGTACGCCGGGTCCGGTGCACCCGTCCGAGGACGCGCGGCAGCACGTGCTCGTTCGCCATGCCGTACAGCAGCCGGCTGGCCATCATCATGTTGATCAGCGCGCTGTTCGCCACGGCGAACATGGTGATCCAGGCGAACAGCCACAGCGGGAATCCGGGCGCGCCGGCCTGCACCACCTTGAGCAGCGGTGTCTCACCCTCGCCGAGCGCGGCCGGTGGGACCAGGGCCACCGCCGAGATCGCCACCAGCACGTAGATCAGCCCGGTCAGCGAGATCCCGGTCAGCATCACCCTCGGGAAGTCCCGCACCGGGTCCCGGGTCTCCTCGGCCATGTTCACCGAGTCCTCGAAGCCGACCATGGCGAAGAACGCCAGCGCGGTGCCCGCGGTCACCGACAGCGCCACGCTCTCGCCGGGCGGGGTGGCGAAGTCGCCGAGCCGGGACAGGTCGCCCTCGCCGCCGCTCAGCGCCCACACGCCGACCCCGATCACGATCAGCAGGCCGGTCAGCTCGATGCCGGTGAGCACCACGTTGGCCTTGACGCTCTCGCCGACGCCGCGGAAGTTGACCAGCGCGACCAGCGCCATGAACGCGAGCGCGACGGCGGTCAGCGCGAAACCCCGGCCCAGCGACAGGTGCACCGCGGAGCCGAAGTTGCCGGCGAACGCCTTGGCCGCGCTGGACGCCGAGGTCAGCCCGGAGCACACCACCGCGAACGCCACCATGAACGTGACGAAGTGCAGGCCGAACGCCTTGTGCGTGTAGAGCGCGGCGCCGGCCGCCTGCGGGTACTTGGTCACCAGTTCGAGGTAGCTGAACGCGGTCAGCAGCGCGACCACGAACGCCAGCAGGAACGGCAGCCACACCGCCCCGCCGACCTCGGTGGCGACCTTGCCGGTGAGCGCGTAGACCCCGGTGCCGAGGATGTCGCCGACCACGAACAGCAACAGCAGTCCCGGCCCGATCACCCGTTTCAGTGACGGTTCGTCGGTGGTCGCGCTCATCGCACCTCCTCGGGGATTCGGTGCATGTACCCGGGCGTACCGGAACAGCAAACGCGGTGGTCACCGTCCAGCGGACGGTGACCACCGCGCGGTTCTGCTTACGGTACGGGGTATTCGTTCACATAGACCGGAACGCCCACCTTCGTGGTGTCGGCCGCGTCGCCCACGCCGTTGACCACGTGGTCGATCACGCCGGCGCTCAGGTTGACCGTCATGATGTGGTGCAGCTTGACGCCCGGGGTCTGCGGTACCTCGAAGCCGTTCTCGGTGTGGATCGACGGGTTGTTCTGGTTGAACACGTAGACGCCACCGCCGTACAGGTTGTGGGTCTTGACCTTGGCGCCGACCTTGTAGCCGGCGTAGCCCTCGACCGAGCCGTTCATCCAGTCCGCCTGCGTCGGCGGGTCGTACGGCAGCTCGTTCTGGTAGAGCACGGTCGTGCCGCCGTTGCCGTTCCAGACCGTGTTGTACTTCTGGAAGTGCTCGACGAACAGGCCGGTCGCGGTCACGTCGTCACCGTTGATCACCGCGCCGTACAGGCCGGTGTTGGTCTTCCACCGCTCGGTGTCGCCGCCGGTGAAGCCCTCGACACCGTGGTCGCCGCGCCACACCCAGGTGTGGTCGATCAGCACGTCGTCGCTGTTGACCTCGAGCGCGGTGGTGGTCCGGCCCACGTGCGGGCCGCCGACGCGGAAGTACACGTCCTGCAGCGTGGTCGGGTTGCTCGGGGTGGTGAAGCCGTGGCCGTGGGAGCGGCCGACGCGCAGCAGCGCGGAGGACCTCTGCAGGCCGGCGTCGATGGTGACGCCCGCGACCACCACGCCCGGCACGTCCTCGATCTGCAGCGGGGTGGAGCCCTTGACCGCGGTCAGCGTGGCCTGGCCGAGGCCCAGCACCACGGTGTTCGGCCGCCACACGTCGATGCTGCGGTCGATGTCGTAGACGCCCGGGGTGAACAGCAGGTGCTTGCCCAGCGCCAGGGCCAGGTTGATCTTCTTGGCCGAGTCGCCCGGCTTCGCGACGTAGAAGTCGGACAGCGGGACGGTACGGCCCGGGGAGTCCCAGGTGACGCCGGACGTGCCGCGCTGCGCGGCCGGCACGCGGACCTGCCACCTGCCCTTGGCGTCGACGAACAGGAACGGCTTCTGCCGGCTGACCGGCGTCTTCGCCAGCGTGGTGTACGGCGGGTTCGGGAACGCCGAGTCGTCGGGCGCGCCCACCACGCCGGCGAACACCTGGTTCCACACGCCGTTGGACCAGCTGGCCACCTCGCTGTTGCGGGTCAGCCACTGCTGCTGCGAGCCGTTCGTGGTGGCCGGCAGCTTGGCGTCGGCGATGAAGCCGCCGCTGCCGTACTGCGGGCCGGCGGTGCAGTAGTCCATCAGCGACAGGGTGCCGCCGGTGAACTGCACCCGGCGCAGCGACACCGCCTGGGAGACCGCCCAGAAGTTGGCGGTCTGCCGGCAGCCGTCCTGCCCGGCGCCGTTGATGTTGACGGTCAGGTTGGAGACCGTCCGCCAGAAGTTGACCAGCGCCAGGCAGTTGCTGGTGCCGCCACCCTCCAGGCAGCGGTTGTACACCTCCACCTTGCCGTTGATCACCACGTCGCCGGGGTTCGCCCCCAGGCCGGTGAGCTCGGTGTAGTAGCCGACCTTGACCTGCAGCGGCTGCTCGGCGGTGCCGTAGGTGCCCGGCTTGAAGAGAAAGGCGTACCGGTCGGTGCCCATCTCGTTGTCGACCTGCTTGGCGTTGGCCGCGTCCAGGGTGGCCTGGATCTGGCTGACCGGCATGCTCGGGTCGAAGACGGTGACGTTCTTGCCCAGGTCCGGCGTGGCGGAACCGGGTTGTGCGGCGGCCGGCGCGGCCTGCGCCGCGACGCCCGCGAGGGCCAGGCCGAGCGCGAGCGCACCGGCGGTGGTGCGGCGCAGCGGGGTACGGGTACCCGCGCCGAGCCGGCGGATTCTCGTCATACGGAGGAGCCCCTTCCGAAACAAGATCGCAATGATCCAGGTCACCGAAGCAATCGGTTGAGCTCCATGTCAAGCCCGGTGAAACGGCATACGCCTGCCAACCTGGGCAAGCCACCCAGGTTCCGGAACCAGAACGGCCGATCGGGCCCCGGAACCGGTCCCGGAATCGCTTACGGAACCGCGTCCGCGTACACCACGATGTTGCTGCGATAGCTGCCCCGTTCCCGGTCGAAGGAGCCGCCACAGGTGATCAGGCGCAGAGCCGGGCCGGGCGTGTGGCCGTACACCTCGTCGGCCGGGAACGCCTTCTTCGGATAGCTGGCGACCCGGGTGACCCGGAAGCGGGCCACGGTGCGGTCGGCCCGGCGTACCGAGACGGTGTCGCCCGCGTGCAGCTCGCGCAACCGGAAGAAGACCGCCGGGCCGTCCCGCGCGGTGTCGACATGCCCGACGACGACCGCCGGGCCGGGCTCGCCCGGGGTCGGCGAGCCCCGGTACCACCCGGCCGGCGCGTCGGAGCGCAACGGCGGCACGTCCAGGGTCCCGTCGGCACGCAGGCCGATCGCGGAGAGCGAGGTGTGCACGCCGATCGCCGGGACGTCCAGCCGGACCGGGACGGAACGGTGTCGCCCGCCGGCGCCCGCGGGCCGTCCGGCAGTGACACCGCGTGCCGGCGCCGGAACGTTCTGCCAGGCCGGCGCGGACGGTGGCGGCATGGCGTCCTCGGTCCGCACGCCGATCGCGGTGACGGTGGCCCCGAGCGCGGCCAGCACGGCGGACAACGCCGCGGCGCGACGGTTGCGTATCCGCAGCCGCCGCTCCCGTCCGGACCCGGCAATGCCCGGTCGGCTCATCGTCGGCATCGATCAGTCGCGGGCCGTGCGGCCGACCGCGTACCGCGCGGTGAACAGCGCTGCCAGCAGCAGGAACACGCCGGTGACCAGCAGCGCCAGACGCCGCCCGGGCAATCCGGCGCCACCTCCGGCGTCCACCCCGCCGCTGGGCGTCCGCGACGGCCCGGCCGTCGCCCGGACCGGCGTGGAGGTGACCGCCGGGGCGCCGGCCGGATCCTCGGTGGCCGGCCGCGCGCCGGTCGAGCGGGGGGACAGGGTGCCCGGCGACCCCGGCCCGGTCACCGGCGGCAGGGTCGAGGCGACGGCCGGTCCCGGCTGCGCGGCGCCGGTGGTGTCCGCGTCGCTGCCGCACGACGACAGCACCAGACCCAGCAGGACCAGCAGCAACGCCGCCGCGCCCAGGGCGACCAGCCAGTTCCGGCGTGCCGCTGAGGATACGGCCATGGTGGTGACCTCCCGGGGGACGCCGGCCGGGTGGTGATGCGGGTGCGCGGAGGAACGTCGCATCACGGATGGAGCGCTACGCTAGCGGCCGGCCCGCCCGGCCCGCACCCTTCTATCCGTGATCGGTCACTTCGGACGCCCACCGGCCGCCCCGGCCGGGCGCCGTCGGGTGGACCGCCCGGCCGCCGGGTCCGGACGTCAGCGCGTCAGCGTGACGGCGGCGACGGCGGCCAGCAGCACCGCGATCAGGCACGCCAGCAGGAGCGGACGGGTCAGCGGGCCGCCGGCGTGGCGGGCGGCCGGCCGCCGGTCCGTGCCGGGCGGCGCGGCCGG is a genomic window of Actinoplanes teichomyceticus ATCC 31121 containing:
- a CDS encoding helix-hairpin-helix domain-containing protein, whose product is MATEGDVRSCALPHAPTSPARRPDMASFFSLVAGLVVGLVAGWIFRGRRDAAAHTASPPAAAIRATAPDATTSAATTSAAASGAASAETASEPAADTAVVAPVPASPVAPEPVTGEPVTAEPVAVDEPVAAEPVVAAEPVVAAEPAVAAEPVVAEPVAAEPVVVDEPVVAEPVAAEPVAVEAVTVQEGTVAAEPVAVEAVTVQEGTVAAEPAAVTEPTAFAEAPAEPVTVAEPITEPIPVAEPVPAPEPVAAPEPVAAPEPVAAPEPVAAPEPVTAPVGEPQPVGAEAIGTPEPVTAVAEPVADPDAEMAAEPAPVTVATEPAQDAATTKPPQDADVAEPELVAETAEPAPVAVAEPAVVDEPLAETAEEASPIVEPVAEEASPVVEEASPIVEPVVAGDPVPADVEQPDDLTKIPGIGPKVAMALAAAGITTYAKLADTDVAGLKQAIAAAGMRGSASLPSWPAKARELAGTAS
- a CDS encoding APC family permease, translated to MSATTDEPSLKRVIGPGLLLLFVVGDILGTGVYALTGKVATEVGGAVWLPFLLAFVVALLTAFSYLELVTKYPQAAGAALYTHKAFGLHFVTFMVAFAVVCSGLTSASSAAKAFAGNFGSAVHLSLGRGFALTAVALAFMALVALVNFRGVGESVKANVVLTGIELTGLLIVIGVGVWALSGGEGDLSRLGDFATPPGESVALSVTAGTALAFFAMVGFEDSVNMAEETRDPVRDFPRVMLTGISLTGLIYVLVAISAVALVPPAALGEGETPLLKVVQAGAPGFPLWLFAWITMFAVANSALINMMMASRLLYGMANEHVLPRVLGRVHRTRRTPWVGIVFTTLIAFGLIWFADLAALGGTTALLLLCVFTVVNVAVLVLRRDRVGHRHFRAPTAIPVLGALACAFLASPLSGRAAADYRVAGILLLIGVVLWAITYAVNRYDRHERARLDPTRLPD
- a CDS encoding glycosyl hydrolase family 28-related protein, coding for MTRIRRLGAGTRTPLRRTTAGALALGLALAGVAAQAAPAAAQPGSATPDLGKNVTVFDPSMPVSQIQATLDAANAKQVDNEMGTDRYAFLFKPGTYGTAEQPLQVKVGYYTELTGLGANPGDVVINGKVEVYNRCLEGGGTSNCLALVNFWRTVSNLTVNINGAGQDGCRQTANFWAVSQAVSLRRVQFTGGTLSLMDYCTAGPQYGSGGFIADAKLPATTNGSQQQWLTRNSEVASWSNGVWNQVFAGVVGAPDDSAFPNPPYTTLAKTPVSRQKPFLFVDAKGRWQVRVPAAQRGTSGVTWDSPGRTVPLSDFYVAKPGDSAKKINLALALGKHLLFTPGVYDIDRSIDVWRPNTVVLGLGQATLTAVKGSTPLQIEDVPGVVVAGVTIDAGLQRSSALLRVGRSHGHGFTTPSNPTTLQDVYFRVGGPHVGRTTTALEVNSDDVLIDHTWVWRGDHGVEGFTGGDTERWKTNTGLYGAVINGDDVTATGLFVEHFQKYNTVWNGNGGTTVLYQNELPYDPPTQADWMNGSVEGYAGYKVGAKVKTHNLYGGGVYVFNQNNPSIHTENGFEVPQTPGVKLHHIMTVNLSAGVIDHVVNGVGDAADTTKVGVPVYVNEYPVP
- a CDS encoding class F sortase; the protein is MSRPGIAGSGRERRLRIRNRRAAALSAVLAALGATVTAIGVRTEDAMPPPSAPAWQNVPAPARGVTAGRPAGAGGRHRSVPVRLDVPAIGVHTSLSAIGLRADGTLDVPPLRSDAPAGWYRGSPTPGEPGPAVVVGHVDTARDGPAVFFRLRELHAGDTVSVRRADRTVARFRVTRVASYPKKAFPADEVYGHTPGPALRLITCGGSFDRERGSYRSNIVVYADAVP